In a single window of the Streptomyces sp. NBC_00285 genome:
- a CDS encoding tetratricopeptide repeat protein, with product MRIFGKGRNRPSASWRQATDRAFTLIGDGRYEDAGALLTRAADLEPWLSESWFNLALLHKFRHDWEQARAAGLRAVALLDRETGAPDWWNVGIAATALQDWPLARRAWQAYGLRVPGGATASGEPLGMDLGSAAVRLSPEGEAEVVWGRRLDPARVEVLSIPLPSSGRRWGEVVLHDGVPHGERTTASGHAFPVFDEIELWAPSPVPTWVVLLEAATEADRDALEQLASDAGFAAEDWSSSVRLLCRMCSESRMPSDEGDGEHLDPHDHSEPGHPGPLGHRTDGQLWVPERECGVAAPAALVRGLLDGWVADSPDSRDWRDLEEVC from the coding sequence GTGAGGATCTTCGGCAAGGGACGGAACCGGCCCTCCGCCTCTTGGCGGCAGGCCACCGACCGCGCGTTCACGCTGATCGGCGACGGTCGGTACGAGGACGCGGGCGCGCTGCTGACACGTGCCGCGGACCTGGAGCCGTGGCTGTCCGAGTCCTGGTTCAACCTCGCCCTCCTCCACAAGTTCCGGCACGACTGGGAGCAGGCGCGGGCCGCGGGCCTCAGGGCCGTCGCGCTGCTCGACCGGGAGACCGGGGCGCCCGACTGGTGGAACGTCGGTATCGCGGCGACCGCCCTCCAGGACTGGCCGCTGGCCCGGCGCGCCTGGCAGGCGTACGGGCTGCGGGTACCGGGCGGGGCGACCGCGTCCGGGGAGCCGCTCGGCATGGACCTGGGCAGCGCGGCCGTACGGCTGTCTCCGGAGGGGGAGGCCGAGGTGGTGTGGGGGCGCCGACTGGACCCCGCCCGCGTGGAGGTGCTGTCCATCCCGCTGCCGTCCTCGGGGCGGCGCTGGGGTGAGGTCGTGCTGCACGACGGGGTGCCGCACGGGGAGCGCACGACCGCGTCGGGCCACGCGTTTCCCGTGTTCGACGAGATCGAGCTGTGGGCGCCTTCGCCCGTGCCGACCTGGGTCGTGCTGCTGGAGGCGGCCACCGAGGCGGACCGGGACGCGCTGGAGCAGCTGGCCTCGGATGCCGGGTTCGCGGCGGAGGACTGGTCGTCGTCGGTGCGGCTGCTGTGCCGGATGTGCTCCGAGTCGCGGATGCCGTCGGACGAGGGCGACGGGGAGCATCTCGACCCGCACGATCACAGTGAGCCGGGGCATCCCGGGCCGCTGGGGCACCGCACGGACGGGCAGCTGTGGGTGCCGGAGCGGGAGTGCGGGGTGGCCGCGCCGGCCGCGCTGGTTCGGGGGTTGCTGGACGGGTGGGTCGCGGACAGTCCGGATTCTCGTGACTGGCGGGACCTGGAAGAGGTCTGTTAG
- the def gene encoding peptide deformylase yields MAQQDTDQQHVGVLPVDDEGFVIDTEDAEERENAWRERGTSRPITVVGNPVLHKECRDVTGFGAELDQLVADMFASQRTAEGVGLAANQIGVDLKVFIYDCQDDEGRRHVGVVCNPKLVDLPADSRRLDDANEGCLSVPTAYAPLARPDYAEVTGQDEKGNPVKVRGTGYFARCLQHETDHLYGYLYIDRLSKRERKDALRQMAENEPRYPVVAND; encoded by the coding sequence ATGGCGCAGCAGGACACCGATCAGCAGCACGTGGGCGTGCTCCCCGTCGACGACGAGGGGTTCGTCATCGACACCGAGGACGCCGAGGAGCGCGAGAACGCCTGGCGGGAGCGGGGCACCTCGCGGCCCATCACCGTGGTCGGCAACCCGGTTCTGCACAAGGAGTGCAGGGACGTCACCGGGTTCGGCGCGGAGCTGGACCAGCTGGTCGCGGACATGTTCGCCTCGCAGCGCACCGCCGAGGGCGTCGGCCTGGCCGCCAACCAGATCGGTGTCGACCTGAAGGTCTTCATCTACGACTGCCAGGACGACGAGGGCCGCCGGCACGTGGGTGTCGTCTGCAACCCGAAGCTCGTGGACCTGCCCGCCGACAGTCGCAGGCTCGACGACGCGAACGAGGGCTGTCTGTCGGTGCCCACCGCGTACGCGCCGCTCGCCCGCCCGGACTACGCCGAGGTCACCGGCCAGGACGAGAAGGGCAACCCGGTCAAGGTCCGCGGCACCGGCTACTTCGCGCGGTGTTTGCAGCACGAGACCGACCACCTGTACGGCTACCTGTACATCGACCGGCTCTCCAAGCGTGAACGCAAGGACGCCCTGCGGCAGATGGCCGAGAACGAGCCCCGCTACCCCGTGGTCGCGAACGACTGA
- the cyc1 gene encoding epi-isozizaene synthase gives MSAFPYSTTSTPTAIAVPPSLSLPVIEAAFPRQLHPYWPRLQEGTRAWLLEKRLMPADKVEEYADGLCYTDLMAGYYLGAPDDVLQAIADFSAWFFVWDDRHDRDIVHGRTAAWRRLRFRLHRAVDSPQSSLRHEDPLVAGLADSVSRLYSFLPRTWNVRFARHFHDVIEAYDREFRNRTKGVVPTVEEYLALRRLTFAHQIWTDLLEPSAGRELPDAVRNHPAFRCAALLSQEFAAWYNDLCSLPKEIAGDEVHNLGISLITHEGLTLEEAIREIRRRVEKCVDAFLVAESEAHRFAESLDDGTLRGKELSAAVRACVRNMRHWFSTVYWFHHESGRYMVDSWDDRSTPPYVDNEAAGEK, from the coding sequence GTGTCTGCTTTCCCATACAGCACCACATCGACGCCGACGGCGATCGCGGTTCCACCGTCGCTCTCTCTCCCGGTGATCGAGGCAGCGTTTCCCAGGCAACTGCACCCGTATTGGCCCCGGCTCCAGGAGGGCACCCGTGCCTGGCTTCTGGAAAAGCGGCTCATGCCGGCGGACAAGGTGGAGGAATATGCCGACGGACTGTGCTACACGGACCTCATGGCGGGCTACTACCTCGGCGCCCCCGACGACGTCCTCCAGGCGATAGCGGACTTCAGTGCGTGGTTCTTCGTCTGGGACGACCGCCACGACCGTGACATCGTGCACGGCCGCACGGCCGCCTGGCGGCGGCTCAGGTTCCGTTTGCATCGGGCCGTCGACTCCCCGCAGAGCTCCTTACGTCACGAGGATCCCCTGGTGGCCGGGCTCGCGGACAGTGTGTCGCGGCTGTACTCGTTCCTGCCGCGCACCTGGAACGTACGCTTCGCCCGGCACTTCCACGATGTGATCGAGGCCTACGACAGGGAATTCCGCAACCGCACCAAGGGAGTTGTTCCCACGGTCGAGGAATACCTGGCGCTGCGCCGCCTCACCTTCGCCCACCAGATCTGGACCGACCTTCTTGAGCCGAGCGCGGGACGTGAACTCCCGGACGCCGTAAGGAATCACCCGGCATTTCGGTGTGCGGCCCTGCTGAGTCAGGAATTCGCGGCATGGTACAACGACCTCTGCTCACTCCCCAAGGAAATCGCGGGCGACGAGGTCCACAATCTCGGAATCAGCCTCATCACACACGAGGGGCTGACACTCGAAGAGGCGATCCGGGAAATAAGGCGGCGCGTCGAGAAATGCGTGGACGCCTTCCTCGTCGCCGAAAGCGAAGCCCATCGGTTCGCCGAATCCCTGGACGACGGCACCCTACGCGGAAAGGAACTCAGCGCCGCCGTACGGGCCTGCGTCCGCAATATGCGCCATTGGTTCAGCACCGTCTACTGGTTCCACCACGAGTCCGGCCGCTACATGGTCGACAGCTGGGACGACCGGTCCACACCCCCGTACGTAGACAACGAAGCGGCAGGTGAGAAATGA
- a CDS encoding bifunctional albaflavenone monooxygenase/terpene synthase: MTLESVHTHTPAAQEPGHRGEPPLAGGRVPLLGHGLRLARDPLTLLSGLRLHGDVVRLKLGPKTVYAPTTPELTGAVALNPDFIIAGPLWESLEGLVGKQGVATANGPQHRRQRRTIQPAFRLDAIPAYGPIMAEEARELAERWRPGETVDCTLESFRVAVRVAARCLLRGDYMDERAERLCVALTTVFRGMYRRMVIPAGPLYKLPLPANRAFNRALADLHLVVDEIVAERRASGQKPNDLLTALLAAKDENGDPIGEQEIHDQVVAILTPGGETVASTIMWLLQVLAEHPEHADKVCAEVESVTGGRPVAFEDVRSLTYTNYVVVETMRLWPAVWILTRRAVRDTELGGYHIPAGSDIVYSPYAIQRDPESFDDNAEFDPLRWSPERSGTVPKHAMSPFSTGNRKCPSDHFSMAQLTLITAALARKYRFEQAAGSDDAPRMGITLRPNRLLVTPVSR, translated from the coding sequence ATGACTCTCGAGTCGGTGCACACCCACACTCCCGCGGCCCAGGAGCCGGGCCACAGGGGCGAACCGCCCCTGGCCGGCGGTCGCGTGCCCCTCCTCGGCCACGGTCTCAGGCTCGCGCGCGATCCGCTGACCCTGCTGTCCGGGCTCCGGCTCCACGGTGACGTGGTACGCCTCAAGCTCGGCCCCAAGACGGTGTACGCGCCCACCACCCCGGAACTGACCGGAGCGGTGGCGCTCAACCCCGACTTCATCATCGCCGGTCCGCTCTGGGAGTCCCTGGAGGGCCTGGTCGGCAAACAGGGCGTGGCCACCGCGAACGGCCCCCAGCACCGACGCCAGCGACGCACCATTCAGCCCGCTTTCCGGCTCGACGCGATACCGGCGTACGGGCCGATCATGGCGGAGGAGGCACGGGAACTGGCCGAGCGCTGGCGGCCCGGGGAGACGGTCGACTGCACCCTGGAGTCCTTCCGCGTCGCCGTGCGCGTCGCGGCCCGCTGTCTGCTGCGCGGCGACTACATGGACGAGCGCGCCGAGCGGCTGTGCGTCGCGCTCACGACCGTCTTCCGGGGCATGTACCGGCGGATGGTGATACCCGCCGGGCCGCTGTACAAGCTGCCTCTGCCGGCCAACCGCGCATTCAATCGGGCGTTGGCCGATCTGCATCTGGTGGTCGACGAGATCGTCGCCGAGCGCCGGGCATCCGGTCAAAAGCCGAACGATTTGCTGACGGCATTGCTGGCGGCGAAGGACGAGAATGGCGACCCCATCGGGGAACAGGAGATCCACGACCAGGTCGTCGCGATACTCACGCCCGGCGGCGAAACCGTCGCGTCCACGATCATGTGGCTGCTCCAGGTGCTCGCCGAACACCCGGAACACGCCGACAAGGTGTGCGCGGAAGTCGAATCGGTCACCGGCGGACGTCCCGTGGCATTCGAGGACGTCCGGTCGCTCACGTACACCAACTATGTGGTGGTCGAGACCATGCGTTTGTGGCCCGCGGTATGGATATTGACCCGGCGCGCCGTACGGGACACCGAACTCGGTGGCTATCACATTCCGGCCGGGTCCGACATCGTGTACAGCCCGTACGCGATCCAGCGGGATCCGGAGTCCTTCGACGACAACGCGGAGTTCGACCCGCTGCGCTGGAGTCCGGAACGGTCCGGGACGGTTCCGAAACACGCCATGAGTCCGTTCAGCACCGGCAACCGGAAGTGCCCGAGCGACCACTTCTCGATGGCCCAGCTGACGCTGATCACGGCGGCGCTGGCCCGGAAGTACCGCTTCGAGCAGGCGGCCGGGTCCGACGACGCCCCCCGGATGGGCATCACCCTGCGGCCGAACAGGCTCCTGGTGACACCGGTGTCCAGGTGA
- a CDS encoding helix-turn-helix domain-containing protein, protein MLKNVVAVVLDGVNPFELGVVCEVFGTDRSDDGLPVYDFAVASAEGPRLDSRSGFSLHVEHGLERLESADLIAVPAGACYETRDFPPELLEALRSGVDRGARVLSVCSGVFVLAAAGLLDGRRSAVHWRHVDELTRAYPRLKVEPDVLYVDEDPVITSAGTAAGIDACLHIVRKEQGTEVANKIARRMVVPPHRDGGQAQYIERPLPRSKCDTVGEVLVWMEQHLDEEVTVEQLAERAHMSPRTFARRFQQETGTTPYRWILRQRVLLAQRMLEATDETVDAIAGRTGFGTAAALRHQFLRAVGTTPNSYRRTFQGPEAAA, encoded by the coding sequence ATGCTGAAAAACGTGGTCGCCGTCGTCCTGGACGGTGTGAATCCCTTCGAGCTCGGCGTCGTCTGCGAGGTCTTCGGCACCGACCGCAGCGACGACGGACTGCCCGTGTACGACTTCGCGGTCGCCTCGGCCGAGGGCCCCAGGCTGGACTCTCGGTCGGGCTTCTCCCTGCACGTCGAGCACGGCCTGGAGCGGCTGGAGTCGGCCGACCTGATCGCCGTCCCGGCCGGTGCCTGCTACGAGACACGGGACTTCCCGCCCGAGCTGCTGGAGGCCTTGCGCAGCGGGGTCGACCGCGGGGCCCGGGTGCTCAGCGTGTGCTCCGGGGTCTTCGTGCTCGCCGCCGCCGGGCTGCTCGACGGCCGGCGCTCCGCCGTGCACTGGCGGCACGTGGACGAGCTGACCCGGGCGTACCCCCGGCTGAAGGTCGAGCCGGACGTCCTGTACGTCGACGAGGACCCGGTGATCACCTCCGCGGGCACGGCCGCCGGCATCGACGCGTGTCTGCACATCGTGCGCAAGGAGCAGGGGACCGAGGTCGCCAACAAGATCGCCCGGCGGATGGTCGTACCGCCGCACCGGGACGGCGGACAGGCCCAGTACATCGAGCGGCCGCTGCCCCGGTCGAAGTGCGACACGGTCGGCGAGGTGCTCGTGTGGATGGAGCAGCACCTCGACGAGGAGGTCACCGTCGAGCAGCTCGCCGAGCGCGCGCACATGTCCCCGCGCACCTTCGCCCGCCGTTTCCAGCAGGAGACGGGGACGACCCCCTACCGCTGGATCCTGCGCCAGCGGGTGCTGCTGGCCCAGCGGATGCTGGAGGCCACGGACGAGACGGTGGACGCGATCGCCGGCCGAACCGGGTTCGGCACGGCGGCCGCGCTGCGCCACCAGTTCCTGCGCGCGGTGGGCACCACCCCGAACTCCTACCGGCGCACCTTCCAGGGTCCGGAGGCGGCCGCCTGA
- a CDS encoding putative Ig domain-containing protein: MRQTRTGKPGRNLRRLLTAAIPALALGLAGLVAVPAQAAPAAAHTTRVTQNSKALTSPGRQTFHSTGKAGQKVPTTHLCATAAPGHASCFAQRRTDIKQRLASAVAAATPSGLSPANLHSAYNLPSTGGTGLTVAVVDAYNDPNAAADLATYRSTYGLSACTVANGCFKQVSQTGSTTSLPTNDTGWAGEEALDIDMVSAVCPNCNIILVEASSANDSDLGIAENEAVTLGAKFVSNSWGGSEASSQTSEDTSYFKHPGVAITVSSGDSAYGAEYPATSQYVTAVGGTALSTSSNSRGWTESVWKTSSTEGTGSGCSAYDPKPSWQTDTGCTKRMEADVSAVADPATGVAVYDTYGGSGWAVYGGTSASSPIIAGVYALAGTPGSSDYPAKYPYSHTSNLYDVTSGNNGSCTTSYFCTATTGYDGPTGWGTPNGTTAFTTGTTTGNTVTVTNPGSQSTTTGGTASLQISASDSAGATLTYSASGLPTGLSISSSTGKISGTASTAGTYQVTVTASDSTGASGAASFTWTVGSTSSTCTSSQLLGNPGFESGSTTWTTSSGVITNSSSEAAHAGSYYAWLDGYGSAHTDTLSQSVTVPSGCKATFTFYLHIDTAETGSTAYDKLTVTAGSTTLATYSNVNAASGYVQKSFDLSSYAGSTVALKFSGVEDSSLQTSFVLDDTAVTTS; this comes from the coding sequence ATGCGTCAGACACGCACCGGCAAGCCCGGACGTAACCTGCGAAGACTCCTGACCGCCGCCATACCCGCCCTGGCCCTCGGCCTGGCGGGACTCGTCGCGGTGCCCGCGCAGGCAGCGCCCGCCGCCGCGCACACCACCCGCGTCACCCAGAACTCCAAGGCGCTCACCTCCCCCGGCCGGCAGACGTTCCACTCGACCGGCAAGGCCGGCCAGAAGGTGCCGACCACGCACCTGTGTGCCACCGCGGCCCCCGGTCACGCGTCCTGCTTCGCCCAGCGCCGGACCGACATCAAGCAACGGCTGGCGTCCGCGGTCGCCGCCGCCACTCCCTCCGGGCTCAGCCCGGCCAACCTGCACAGCGCCTACAACCTGCCTTCGACGGGCGGCACGGGCCTGACCGTCGCCGTGGTCGACGCGTACAACGACCCCAACGCGGCCGCCGACCTGGCGACCTACCGCTCGACCTACGGCCTGTCGGCGTGCACGGTCGCCAACGGCTGCTTCAAGCAGGTCAGCCAGACCGGTTCCACCACCTCGCTGCCGACCAACGACACCGGCTGGGCCGGCGAGGAAGCGCTCGACATCGACATGGTCAGCGCCGTCTGCCCGAACTGCAACATCATCCTCGTCGAGGCCAGCTCCGCCAACGACTCCGACCTCGGCATCGCCGAGAACGAGGCCGTGACGCTCGGCGCCAAGTTCGTCTCCAACAGCTGGGGCGGGTCCGAGGCCTCCTCCCAGACCAGCGAGGACACCTCGTACTTCAAGCACCCCGGTGTCGCCATCACCGTCTCCTCCGGTGACTCCGCCTACGGTGCCGAGTACCCGGCAACCTCCCAGTACGTGACCGCCGTCGGCGGCACCGCCCTCTCCACGTCCTCCAACTCCCGCGGCTGGACCGAGAGCGTCTGGAAGACCAGCTCCACCGAGGGCACCGGCTCCGGCTGCTCCGCCTACGACCCCAAGCCGAGCTGGCAGACGGACACGGGCTGCACCAAGCGCATGGAGGCCGACGTCTCCGCCGTCGCCGACCCCGCCACCGGCGTGGCCGTGTACGACACCTACGGCGGTTCCGGCTGGGCCGTCTACGGCGGTACCAGCGCCTCGTCGCCGATCATCGCGGGTGTGTACGCGCTGGCGGGCACCCCGGGCTCCAGCGACTACCCGGCGAAGTACCCCTACAGCCACACGAGCAACCTGTACGACGTCACCAGCGGCAACAACGGCTCCTGCACCACCTCGTACTTCTGCACCGCGACCACCGGCTACGACGGTCCGACCGGCTGGGGCACCCCCAACGGCACCACCGCCTTCACCACCGGCACCACGACGGGCAACACGGTGACCGTCACCAACCCGGGCAGCCAGTCCACGACGACCGGCGGCACGGCCAGCCTGCAGATCAGCGCGAGCGACAGCGCGGGCGCGACCCTCACCTACAGCGCGAGCGGCCTGCCGACCGGGCTGTCCATCAGCAGCTCCACCGGCAAGATCTCCGGCACGGCGTCCACCGCGGGCACCTACCAGGTCACCGTCACCGCGAGCGACTCGACCGGCGCCTCCGGCGCGGCCTCCTTCACCTGGACGGTCGGTTCCACCAGCAGCACCTGCACCTCGTCCCAGCTGCTCGGCAACCCCGGCTTCGAGTCGGGCAGCACCACCTGGACCACCTCCAGCGGCGTCATCACCAACTCCAGCAGTGAGGCGGCGCACGCCGGTTCGTACTACGCCTGGCTGGACGGGTACGGCTCCGCGCACACCGACACCCTGTCCCAGTCGGTGACCGTGCCGAGCGGCTGCAAGGCCACCTTCACCTTCTACCTGCACATCGACACCGCCGAGACCGGCAGCACTGCCTACGACAAGCTGACGGTCACCGCCGGTTCGACCACCCTGGCCACCTACTCCAACGTCAACGCGGCTTCCGGCTACGTCCAGAAGTCCTTCGACCTGTCCTCGTACGCCGGCTCCACCGTCGCCCTGAAGTTCAGCGGTGTCGAGGACTCCTCGCTCCAGACCAGCTTCGTCCTCGACGACACCGCCGTGACGACCAGCTGA
- a CDS encoding ribonucleotide-diphosphate reductase subunit beta — protein sequence MTTAPEKTEKNLLDPGFELTLRPMRYPDFYERYRDAIKNTWTVEEVDLHSDVADLAKLSEGEQHMIGRLVAFFATGDSIVANNLVLTLYKHINSPEARLYLSRQLFEEAVHVQFYLTLLDTYLPDPQDRAAAFDAVENIPSIREKAGFCFKWINEVEKLDRLETKADRRRFLLNLICFAACIEGLFFYGAFAYVYWFRSRGLLHGLATGTNWVFRDETMHMSFAFEVVDTVRKEEPELFDEDLQQEVVAMLAEAVEAELQFARDLCGEGLPGMNTESMRQYLECVADQRLTRLGFAPVYGSENPFSFMELQGVQELTNFFERRPSAYQVAVEGTVDLDEDF from the coding sequence ATGACCACCGCACCTGAGAAGACTGAGAAGAACCTTCTCGACCCGGGCTTCGAGCTGACCCTCCGCCCCATGCGCTACCCGGACTTCTACGAGCGCTACCGGGACGCCATCAAGAACACCTGGACCGTGGAGGAGGTCGACCTCCACTCGGACGTCGCCGACCTCGCGAAGCTGTCCGAGGGCGAGCAGCACATGATCGGCCGGCTGGTCGCGTTCTTCGCGACGGGCGACTCGATCGTGGCGAACAACCTGGTGCTGACCCTCTACAAGCACATCAACTCCCCCGAGGCGCGGCTGTACCTGAGCCGCCAGCTCTTCGAGGAGGCCGTCCACGTCCAGTTCTATCTGACGCTCCTGGACACCTACCTCCCCGATCCGCAGGACAGGGCGGCGGCCTTCGACGCCGTCGAGAACATCCCCTCGATCCGCGAGAAGGCCGGGTTCTGCTTCAAGTGGATCAACGAGGTGGAGAAGCTCGACCGCCTGGAGACCAAGGCCGACCGGCGCCGCTTCCTCCTCAACCTGATCTGCTTCGCCGCGTGCATCGAGGGCCTCTTCTTCTACGGCGCCTTCGCCTACGTCTACTGGTTCCGCAGCCGGGGTCTGCTGCACGGCCTCGCGACCGGCACCAACTGGGTGTTCCGCGACGAGACGATGCACATGAGCTTCGCGTTCGAGGTCGTCGACACCGTGCGCAAGGAGGAGCCGGAGCTCTTCGACGAGGATCTCCAGCAGGAGGTCGTCGCCATGCTGGCGGAGGCCGTCGAGGCGGAGCTCCAGTTCGCGCGTGACCTGTGCGGCGAGGGTCTGCCGGGCATGAACACCGAGTCGATGCGGCAGTACCTGGAGTGTGTCGCCGACCAGCGCCTGACCCGCCTCGGTTTCGCCCCGGTGTACGGCTCGGAGAACCCCTTCTCCTTCATGGAGCTCCAGGGCGTCCAGGAGCTGACCAACTTCTTCGAACGGCGTCCGTCCGCCTACCAGGTGGCAGTGGAGGGCACGGTGGATCTCGACGAGGACTTCTGA
- a CDS encoding ribonucleoside-diphosphate reductase subunit alpha encodes MTIAPAGPVSATAFVDEDGPGTALLRTLTALTADLPDADPGRVAAAALRGRSARADESELRELATETAAGLISEDPAYSRLAARLLTVSIAAEAASQGVTSFTGSVAVGHREGLIADRTAEFVRVHAERLDALVDTEGDDRFGYFGLRTLHSRYLLRHPITRRVIETPQHFMLRVASGLAEDDSRRALDEVAALYALMSRLDYLPSSPTLFNSGTRHPQMSSCYLLDSPVDELDSIYDRYHQVARLSKHAGGIGLSYSRIRSRGSLIRGTNGHSNGIVPFLKTLDASVAAVNQGGRRKGAAAVYLETWHSDIEEFLELRDNTGEDARRTHNLNLAHWIPDEFMRRVNADAPWSLFSPADVPELVDLWGEEFDAAYRKAEANGLARKTIPARDLYGRMMRTLAQTGNGWMTFKDAANRTANQTATPGHVVHSSNLCTEILEVTDDGETAVCNLGSVNLGAFVDTTTGDIDWERLDATVRTAVTFLDRVVDINFYPTEQAGRSNARWRPVGLGAMGLQDVFFKLRIPFGSPEAKALSTRIAERIMLAAYEASADLAERNGPLPAWEKTRTAQGVLHPDHYDVELNWPERWSALRERIAQVGMRNSLLLAIAPTATIASIAGVYECIEPQVSNLFKRETLSGEFLQVNSYLVQELKDLGVWDARTREALRDSSGSVQDFAWIPEDVRALYRTAWEIPQRGLIDMAAARTPFLDQSQSLNLFLETPTIGKLSSMYAYAWKSGLKTTYYLRSRPATRIARAAQATVPVQQETDAVACSLENPESCEACQ; translated from the coding sequence GTGACCATCGCGCCAGCCGGCCCGGTTTCAGCGACCGCCTTTGTCGACGAGGACGGTCCCGGAACCGCGTTGCTGCGGACCCTGACCGCGCTGACCGCCGACCTTCCCGACGCCGACCCCGGCCGGGTCGCCGCCGCCGCACTGCGCGGCCGGTCCGCGCGGGCCGACGAGTCGGAGTTGCGCGAGCTGGCCACCGAGACGGCGGCCGGCCTCATCTCCGAGGACCCGGCGTACAGCAGGCTGGCCGCCCGGCTGCTGACTGTCAGCATCGCCGCGGAGGCCGCCTCGCAGGGCGTCACCTCGTTCACCGGATCGGTCGCCGTCGGACACCGCGAGGGCCTGATCGCCGACCGGACCGCCGAGTTCGTGCGGGTCCACGCCGAGCGCCTCGACGCCCTGGTCGACACCGAAGGCGACGACCGCTTCGGCTACTTCGGCCTGCGCACCCTCCACAGCCGCTACCTCCTGAGGCACCCCATCACCCGCCGGGTGATCGAGACGCCCCAGCACTTCATGCTCCGGGTGGCGTCCGGTCTCGCCGAGGACGACAGCCGTCGCGCACTGGACGAGGTCGCCGCGCTCTACGCGCTCATGAGCCGCCTCGACTATCTCCCCTCCTCCCCCACCCTCTTCAACTCCGGTACCCGGCACCCCCAGATGTCGTCCTGCTACCTCCTCGACTCACCCGTCGACGAGCTGGACTCCATCTACGACCGCTACCACCAGGTCGCCCGTCTCTCGAAGCACGCCGGTGGCATCGGTCTTTCGTACTCCCGCATCCGCAGCCGCGGTTCACTGATCCGTGGCACCAACGGGCACTCCAACGGCATCGTCCCGTTCCTGAAGACCCTCGACGCCTCGGTCGCCGCCGTGAACCAGGGCGGCCGGCGCAAGGGCGCGGCCGCGGTCTACCTGGAGACCTGGCACTCCGACATCGAGGAGTTCCTGGAGCTGCGCGACAACACCGGTGAGGACGCCCGCCGTACGCACAACCTGAACCTCGCGCACTGGATCCCCGACGAGTTCATGCGCCGGGTCAACGCCGACGCCCCGTGGTCGCTGTTCTCCCCCGCCGACGTGCCCGAGCTGGTCGACCTGTGGGGCGAGGAGTTCGACGCGGCGTACCGGAAGGCCGAGGCGAACGGGCTCGCGCGCAAGACCATCCCCGCGCGTGACCTCTACGGCCGCATGATGCGCACCCTCGCGCAGACCGGCAACGGCTGGATGACCTTCAAGGACGCCGCCAACCGCACCGCCAACCAGACGGCCACCCCGGGCCATGTCGTCCACTCCTCCAACCTCTGCACGGAGATCCTGGAGGTCACGGACGACGGGGAGACGGCGGTCTGCAACCTGGGCTCCGTCAACCTCGGCGCGTTCGTCGACACGACGACCGGTGACATCGACTGGGAGCGGCTGGACGCCACGGTCCGCACCGCCGTCACCTTCCTGGACCGGGTCGTCGACATCAACTTCTACCCGACCGAGCAGGCCGGGCGGTCCAACGCCAGGTGGCGTCCCGTCGGCCTCGGCGCGATGGGTCTCCAGGACGTCTTCTTCAAGCTGAGGATCCCCTTCGGCTCGCCCGAGGCCAAGGCCCTGTCCACGCGCATCGCCGAGCGCATCATGCTCGCCGCCTACGAGGCCTCCGCGGACCTCGCCGAACGCAACGGCCCGCTGCCGGCCTGGGAGAAGACCCGTACCGCCCAGGGCGTGCTGCACCCCGACCACTACGACGTGGAGCTGAACTGGCCCGAGCGCTGGTCGGCGTTGCGGGAACGTATCGCCCAGGTCGGTATGCGCAACTCGCTCCTCCTCGCCATCGCGCCCACCGCCACCATCGCCTCGATCGCCGGCGTGTACGAGTGCATCGAGCCGCAGGTCTCCAACCTGTTCAAGCGCGAGACGCTGTCCGGCGAGTTCCTCCAGGTCAACTCGTATCTGGTGCAGGAGCTCAAGGACCTCGGCGTGTGGGACGCCCGCACCCGTGAGGCGCTGCGCGACTCCAGCGGTTCGGTCCAGGACTTCGCGTGGATCCCCGAGGACGTACGGGCGTTGTACCGCACGGCGTGGGAGATCCCGCAGCGCGGACTGATCGACATGGCGGCGGCGCGGACCCCGTTCCTCGACCAGTCGCAGTCGCTGAACCTGTTCCTGGAGACGCCGACCATCGGCAAGCTCTCCTCGATGTACGCGTACGCCTGGAAGTCGGGCCTGAAGACGACGTACTACCTGCGCTCGCGCCCGGCGACCCGTATCGCCCGCGCCGCTCAGGCGACGGTCCCCGTACAGCAGGAGACGGACGCCGTCGCCTGCTCCCTGGAAAACCCCGAGTCCTGCGAGGCCTGCCAGTAA